The following coding sequences are from one Xiphophorus couchianus chromosome 22, X_couchianus-1.0, whole genome shotgun sequence window:
- the arfgef3 gene encoding brefeldin A-inhibited guanine nucleotide-exchange protein 3 isoform X1 encodes MEEILRKLQKDASGHKHKAVRDACVCACETLEAQKGSFKISPSQLRERCLLPLQMALESKNTKLGQMALAGMQKFLCDDRFVGGVSSEVEVLEKQLLSQMLEAIRVTPSLHEDLQVEVMKVLLCITYSPNFDINGDSILRIAQVCIETYMSSCHQRSINTAVRATLSQILGDLTLQLRHRQEGAEGDEATALPLQRKDVSPTSQALCEDVVMVLTVFCEKLESVDSDNQLLQLLYLECILSMLSSCPPTMHLSRGFTDLVWKQLCPSLVAIMGNPVNDKTITSHHGYMGALERDRLSERIAQGICQEVDSSSGGVSDQGRGSGCSSSAPARIAPVVRTVCYIAAELVRLVSCVESMKPVLQSLYHRILLYPPPQHRTEAIRIMKEILGSPQRLYDLAGPCVAEPETRKRSFSKRKSHLDLLKLVMDGMTEACMKGGIEACFASVSCACALLAALDDLSQGRSLQPEQARFLLRRLDDLKDGSESTRESMEINEADFRWQRHILSSEQPQWDPSSASSNMAAAGATERSPDISISITTETGQTTLDLEMGDLGLGQGHTPEECGEDARVHLSCPFGGQERSQREPAGGAAPRGDRAEGGGGRGVEAEGQEDKDRGVVPPDVVQRSHALVFPDITNFLSVDSRTRSHHGPGSRYSESNFSMEEQDLSRTEFDSCDQYSMAAEKDSGRSDVSDIGSDNVSLVDEEQQTPRDCPGHRSLRTAALSLKLLRNQEADQQSARLFVQSLAALLPRLLGLASAQEVDLSLQNFSSTFCSGLQAGGIHSPGFELGDSVSCQALMNADGLYLVSYYALLLNLKLCCCDYYRRRELPPALSLKEFVRLIQSSGVLVVLCQAWIEELHHQVLERNLLADAGYWSSPEDRTLPLITMLTDIDGLGSSAIGGQMIRRPSSQSALSSERPGSDTATAGAVFSRFILTGVWRNLIDVLSTPLTGRMAGSSKGLAFILGAEGLKEQSQRERDTICLSLDGLRKAAALSCALGVAANCASALAQMAAASCVQEEKEEKVVAEMGDAITQVKQRVEQRLEQMGRPQGVRLHTAHVLCMDAILNVGLEMGSHNHDCWPHVFRVTEYISSLEHTHFSDGSLQPSSLTTITQQSQQAAGAAGVDLGLELSCDPSPEAAELSLSQPVIQPLSIQELLKESSRGGRGLDLRSGSLMMGTGAAKAVCTLSTQADRLFEEAATKLNLVGLVGFLQQLRKASQSQLFNSATETGDYSLAMPGVAKSTSERRSALHLYRLGEAMLRIVRNKNRPLLHMMRAWSVVAPHLVEAACHKERHVSQKAVSFIHDVLTEVLTSWAELPHFHFNEALFRPFEHIMQLELCDEDVQDQVVTSIGELVEMCSPQILSGWRPLFSALRTVHSSRAETKDYLLGEYSMGKSQAPVFDVFEAFINTDNIQVFANAATDYIMCLLKFVKGLGEVDYKEIGDCVHVSGFSSTDLCVPALDYLHKCSQLLAKIYKMPSKPVFLGARLASLPLRSQERSVSSEDGVDCVLQEFDDDTGLIQVWILLLEQLTAAVSNCPRQHQPPTLELLFTLLREVTAVPGPGFAIFAVIQLLLPVMSLWLQRSHGDHSYWDVAAANFKHAIGLSCELVVEHVNSFIHSDIGYESLINLMLKDLFKLLVACVSEPAETISRVGCSCIRYVLVTVGPVFTEEMWRLACCALQDAFSATLEPVKNLLACFHSGSDSFSGDACEVKVAAPSHSPSAEAEYWRIKAMAQQVFMLDTQCSPKTPNNKDGFEHAQSCVLIIELPADQQSNGHAQKRKIGIPFRTIVVSLLSHQVLLQNLYDILLEEFVKQPEDNERVTPVTSDPSRPTAGFLRYISMTNLAIILDLLLDSYRTARDFDTRPGLKYLLMKVSGVCGAANLYRQSAMSFNLYFQALLCATLSQAESMTAQQVKRILHEEEEGNSDSSHPGSASSEDEDIFEETAQVSPPRGREKRHQWQAPAPSLSVQPLGGADWAWLVKRLYKVCMDLCNSYIQMHRDLESTLEETPLLRGGGGSGGDHVFFLPLFHSETSTPTSAGGFSARGTPSEEGGVRGQGVDLSAASPGETPTPSPRFSFTGSLPHHFQTGAEKRDCGITGSSVGGVPSSATPGRRKEWWENAGNKLYTIATDKTINKLMMEYKRRKQQQPVQQQQPVQQSHINLFMKEQGRVAPGGAVGGDRRGPVELQRPQQLVDQQGPPLRHSVSAGPEVLRQEKRPRSGSTISSHSVSLRDSEAQIQAWTNMVLTLLNQVLLLSDSTFLALQPALYPCLSQLSCHVTDSRVRQALREWLGRVGRLYDIIM; translated from the exons GTGTGTATTGAGACCTACATGTCCAGTTGTCACCAGCGCAGCATCAACACAGCAGTGAGGGCCACCCTGAGCCAGATACTGGGGGACCTGACGTTGCAGCTGCGCCACAGACAGGAG GGAGCTGAAGGAGATGAGGCGACCGCGCTGCCTCTGCAGAGAAAAG atGTTTCCCCCACCAGCCAGGCTCTGTGTGAGGACGTGGTGATGGTTCTGACCGTGTTCTGTGAGAAACTGGAGTCGGTGGACAG TGAcaatcagctgctgcagctgctctaCCTGGAGTGCATCCTGTCTATGCTCAGCAGCTGTCCTCCCACAATGCACCTGTCCAGAGGTTTCACCGACCTGGTGTG GAAGCAGCTTTGTCCGTCTCTGGTGGCGATTATGGGAAATCCAGTCAATGATAAAACCATCACTTCTCACCACGGCTACATGGGGGCGCTAGAGAGAGACCGGCTTTCAGAGAGAATCGCTCAAG GAATCTGTCAGGAAGTGGACTCTTCCAGTGGAGGAGTGTCCGATCAAGGCCGGGGGTCCGGCTGCTCCTCCAGCGCCCCCGCCAGGATTGCGCCGGTGGTGCGGACGGTGTGCTACATCGCAGCAGAGCTGGTGCGCCTGGTGAGCTGCGTGGAGTCGATGAAGCCGGTGCTGCAGTCGCTGTACCACCGGATCCTGCTCTACCCGCCGCCCCAGCACCGAACCGAGGCCATCCGCATCATGAAGGAG ATTCTTGGCAGCCCGCAGCGCCTCTACGACCTGGCTGGGCCGTGTGTAGCCGAACCTGAAACCAGGAAACGCTCCTTCTCAAAGAGGAAGTCCCACCTGGATCTGCTCAAACT AGTGATGGATGGGATGACTGAGGCCTGTATGAAGGGCGGCATCGAGGCGTGCTTCGCCTCCGTTTCCTGCGCCTGCGCTCTTCTGGCTGCGTTGGATGACCTGTCGCAGGGTCGCAGCCTCCAGCCTGAACAG GCTCGGTTTCTCCTCAGACGCCTGGACGACCTGAAGGACGGATCGGAGTCCACCCGGGAGTCCATGGAGATCAACGAGGCCGACTTCAGGTGGCAGAGACACATCCTGTCCTCAGAGCAGCCTCAGTGGGACCCCAGCTCCGCTTCctccaacatggccgccgcaGGCGCCACCGAGCGTAGCCCTGACATCAGCATCAGCATCACCACGGAAACGGGACAAACCACCCTGGACTTGGAGATGGGGGACTTGGGTCTGGGTCAGGGACACACGCCTGAGGAGTGTGGCGAGGACGCACGCGTCCATCTGAGCTGTCCCTTTGGAGGCCAGGAGAGAAGCCAACGGGAGCCGGCAGGAGGCGCGGCTCCGAGAGGAGACAGGGCGGAGGGAGGAGGAGGCCGCGGCGTGGAGGCCGAGGGACAGGAGGACAAGGACAGAGGAGTCGTTCCTCCTGACGTGGTGCAGAGGAGCCACGCTCTCGTCTTCCCTGACATCACCAACTTCCTGTCAGTGGACTCCAGGACGCGGTCGCACCATGGGCCAGGGTCCAGGTACAGCGAGAGCAACTTCAG CATGGAAGAGCAGGACTTGTCTCGGACAGAGTTTGACTCGTGCGATCAGTACTCCATGGCTGCAGAGAAAGACTCGGGGCGCTCCGACGTGTCCGACATCGGGTCTGACAACGTGTCTCTGGTGGACGAGGAGCAGCAGACGCCTCGGGACTGCCCGGGCCACCGCTCCCTGCGCACCGCCGCCCTGTCCCTCAAGCTGCTGCGCAACCAGGAGGCGGACCAGCAGAGCGCCAGGCTGTTCGTCCAGTCGCTGGCGGCGCTGCTGCCCCGCCTCCTGGGACTGGCCTCTGCCCAGGAGGTGGACCTGTCGCTGCAGAACTTCTCCTCCACCTTTTGCTCTGGGCTGCAGGCTG GTGGGATTCACTCTCCAGGCTTTGAATTGGGCGACTCTGTGAGCTGCCAGGCTCTGATGAACGCAGACGGTCTCTACCTGGTGTCGTACTACGCTCTGCTGCTCAACCTCAAGCTCTGCTGCTGCGACTACTACAGGCGGAGAGAGCTTCCCCCCGCCCTCAGCCTG AAGGAGTTTGTTCGGCTGATCCAGAGCAGCGGAGTCCTCGTGGTTCTGTGCCAGGCCTGGATCGAGGAGCTTCACCACCAGGTGTTGGAGCGCAACCTGCTGGCTGACGCCGGGTACTGGAGCTCACCAGAAGACCGCACGCTGCCGCTCATCACCATGCTGACAG ACATCGACGGCCTGGGCAGCAGTGCTATTGGAGGTCAGATGATCCGGAGGCCGTCCAGCCAATCAGCGCTCAGCTCTGAGAGGCCTGGAAGTGACACAGCGACTGCAG GTGCCGTGTTCTCCCGCTTCATCCTCACCGGCGTGTGGAGGAACCTGATTGATGTGCTGTCCACGCCTCTGACGGGCCGCATGGCGGGCAGCTCCAAGGGCCTGGCCTTCATCCTGGGGGCCGAGGGGCTGAAGGAGCAGAGCCAGAGGGAAAGAGACACCATCTGTCTGAGTCTGGATGGCCTGCGGAAAGCCGCCGCGCTCAGCTGTGCGCTTG GCGTTGCTGCTAACTGTGCATCAGCTTTAGCCCAGATGGCTGCAGCCTCCTGTGtgcaggaggagaaggaggagaaggtggTGGCAGAGATGGGAGACGCCATCACACAAG TGAAGCAGCGCGTTGAGCAGCGGCTGGAGCAGATGGGCCGTCCGCAGGGAGTCCGCCTCCACACGGCTCATGTGCTGTGCATGGACGCCATCCTGAACGTGGGCTTAGAGATGGGCAGCCACAACCACGACTGCTGGCCACACGTCTTCAG GGTGACGGAGTACATCAGCTCTCTGGAGCACACCCACTTCAGCGACGGCTCCCTGCAGCCGTCCTCCCTGACCACCATCACCCAGCAGAGCCAGCAGGCGGCGGGCGCGGCCGGCGTGGACCTGGGTCTGGAGCTGAGCTGCGATCCGAGCCCCGAGGCGGCCGAGCTGAGCCTGAGCCAGCCGGTCATCCAGCCGCTGTCCATCCAGGAGCTGCTGAAGGAGAGCAGCAGAGGGGGGCGGGGCCTGGACCTGAGGAGCGGCAGCCTGATGATGGGGACCGGCGCCGCCAAGGCCGTCTGCACGCTGTCCACGCAGGCAGACAG gCTGTTTGAGGAAGCGGCTACGAAGCTGAACCTGGTCGGTCTGGTCGgcttcctgcagcagctcaggaAAGCTTCTCAGTCTCAACTCTTCAACTCGGCTACAGAGACCGGAGATTACTCTCTGGCAATGCCGG GAGTAGCCAAGTCGACGTCGGAGCGCCGCAGCGCTCTGCATCTCTACCGTCTGGGAGAGGCCATGCTGAGGATCGTCAGGAACAAGAACCGGCCGTTGCTGCACATGATGAGGGCCTGGAGCGTGGTGGCGCCCCATCTGGTGGAG GCTGCTTGTCACAAAGAGCGCCACGTTTCCCAGAAGGCCGTTTCCTTCATCCACGATGTTCTGACCGAGGTTCTGACAAGCTGGGCGGAGCTTCCACACTTCCACTTCAACGAGGCGCTGTTCAGGCCGTTTGAGCACATCATGCAGCTGGAGCTCTGTGACGAGGACGTCCAGGACCAG GTGGTGACGTCCATCGGGGAGCTGGTGGAGATGTGTTCCCCTCAGATCCTGTCCGGGTGGAGGCCTCTGTTCAGCGCCCTGAGGACCGTCCACAGCAGCAGGGCGGAGACCAAAGACTACCTGCTGGGAGAATACTCCATGG GGAAATCCCAGGCTCCCGTGTTTGACGTCTTCGAAGCTTTCATCAACACAGACAACATCCAGGTGTTCGCCAACGCCGCCACAGACTACATCATGTGTCTGCTGAAGTTTGTCAAAGGCCTGG gagAGGTGGACTATAAGGAGATTGGAGACTGTGTTCATGTGTCCGGGTTCAGCTCCACTGACCTCTGCGTTCCGGCTCTCGACTACCTGCACAAATGTTCCCAG CTGCTGGCTAAGATCTACAAGATGCCGTCCAAGCCGGTGTTCCTGGGCGCCCGGCTGGCCAGTCTGCCCCTGCGGTCACAGGAGCGCTCCGTCAGCAGCGAGGACGGAGTCGACTGCGTCCTGCAAGAGTTCGACGACGACACAG GTTTAATCCAGGTGTGGATCTTACTGCTGGAGCAGCTGACCGCCGCCGTGTCCAACTGCCCCCGGCAGCACCAGCCCCCCACCCTGGAGCTGCTGTTCACGCTGCTCAGAGAGGTCACAGCTGTTCCAG GTCCGGGCTTCGCCATCTTCGCTGTCAtccagctgctgcttcctgtAATGTCGCTGTGGCTGCAGCGTAGCCATGGCGACCACTCATACTGGGACGTGGCAGCAGCGAATTTCAAGCATGCCATCGGCCTGTCGTGTGAGCTGGTGGTGGAACACGTCAACAGCTTCATCCACTCAG acATCGGCTACGAGTCTCTGATCAACCTGATGCTGAAGGATCTGTTCAAGCTGCTGGTGGCCTGCGTGTCTGAACCTGCAGAGACCATCTCCAGAGTGGGCTGCTCCTGCATCAG GTACGTGTTGGTGACTGTGGGTCCGGTGTTCACAGAGGAGATGTGGAGGTTGGCCTGCTGCGCTCTGCAGGATGCATTTTCTGCAACATTAGAGCCTGTgaag AACCTTCTGGCGTGTTTTCATAGCGGCTCTGACAGTTTCTCTGGAGACGCCTGTGAGGTGAAGGTGGCGGCTCCGTCTCACTCTCCATCAGCTGAGGCCGAGTACTGGAGGATCAAAGCTATGGCTCAGCAG GTCTTCATGTTGGACACTCAGTGCTCTCCAAAGACGCCCAACAACAAGGATGGCTTTGAGCATGCTCAGTCCTGTGTGCTCATCATCGAGctgccagctgaccagcagtccAACGGGCATGCTCAGAAGAG gAAAATTGG gATCCCGTTCCGGACCATCGTGGTGAGCCTGCTTTCCCATCAGGTCCTGCTCCAGAACCTCTACGACATCCTGCTGGAGGAGTTTGTCAAGCAGCCTGAAGACAACGAGCGGGTGACccctgtgacctctgaccccagcaGACCCACCGCCGGCTTCCTGCGCTACATCTCCATGACAAATTTAGCCATCATCCTGGACCTGCTGCTGGACTCTTACAG GACGGCTCGGGACTTTGATACCCGGCCGGGTCTGAAGTACCTGCTGATGAAGGTGTCGGGTGTTTGTGGAGCAGCAAACCTTTACCGTCAGTCGGCGATGAGCTTCAACCTGTACTTCCAGGCGCTGCTGTGCGCCACGCTGAGCCAGGCTGAGAGCATGACCGCCCAGCAG GTGAAGAGGATTCTgcatgaggaagaggaaggcaACTCTGACTCCTCCCACCCTGGCTCCGCCTCCTCAGAGGATGAAGATATCTTTGAAGAAACAGCACAG GTGAGCCCCCCTCGCGGCCGTGAGAAGCGCCATCAGTGGCAGGCTCCTGCCCCGTCGCTCAGCGTCCAGCCTCTAGGGGGCGCCGACTGGGCCTGGCTGGTCAAGCGTCTCTACAAAGTGTGCATGGATCTGTGCAACAGCTACATCCAGATGCACCGGGACCTGGAGAGCACGCTGGAGGAGACGCCGCTGCTGAGAGGAGGCGGGGGGTCAGGAGGAGATCACGTTTTCTTCCTGCCTCTCTTCCATTCAGAGACTTCCACTCCGACGTCAGCCGGCGGCTTTTCCGCCAGGGGGACGCCCTCAGAGGAgggaggggtcagaggtcagggagTAGATCTGAGTGCAGCTTCACCTGGAGAAACACCAACACCCAGCCCCAGATTCAG CTTCACAGGCAGTCTGCCGCACCACTTCCAGACCGGAGCAGAAAAGAGAGACTGCGGCATCACAGGGAGCTCGGTAGGAGGAGTTCCCAGCAGCGCCACGCCCGGAAGGAGGAAGGAATGGTGGGAAAACGCCGGTAACAAACTGTACACCATCGCTACGGACAAAACCATCAACAAGCTGATGATGGAGTACAAAcgcaggaagcagcagcagccggtgcagcagcagcagccggtGCAGCAGAGCCACATCAACCTGTTCATGAAGGAGCAGGGCCGGGTGGCGCCGGGAGGAGCGGTGGGAGGAGACAGGAGGGGCCCCGTGGAGCTGCAGAGGCCCCAGCAGCTGGTGGACCAGCAGGGGCCCCCGCTCAGGCACTCGGTCAGCGCGGGGCCCGAAGTGCTGAGGCAGGAGAAGAGGCCTCGGTCAGGATCCACCATCAGCTCACACAGCGTCTCCCTGAGGGACTCCGAGGCCCAGATACAG GCGTGGACCAACATGGTTCTGACTCTCCTGAACCAGGTCCTCCTCCTGTCGGACTCCACCTTCCTGGCGCTCCAGCCGGCGCTCTACCCGTGCCTCAGCCAGCTCTCCTGCCACGTCACCGACTCGCGGGTCCGGCAGGCGCTGCGCGAGTGGCTCGGTCGGGTCGGCAGACTGTATGACATCATCATGTGA